Proteins found in one Macrobrachium nipponense isolate FS-2020 chromosome 35, ASM1510439v2, whole genome shotgun sequence genomic segment:
- the LOC135208255 gene encoding transcription factor HES-4-like → MPSSTSDRQFGDAKAAAAERRRTNKPIMEKKRRQRINDSLNQLKILVLEALKKDPSRYNKLEKADILEMTVRHVQNLHRQPQHTPAPCHNTPVDPAAKYLAGFSHCVSEVNQFLERDTSLTGGQRSRILLHLSESLTSIRAGARPASSPSPQPQPSSEAAPTASSPRANTPLVEATYHRHHQQQHVPLSDPLVMRGVSLVPAAHLLTGQMAYILPHGVVSTAVANTVATCPPAGDYHQVPLSPPPSVPSPSLSCSSSPPASPCRSPSPQPLDLAPIRHPEDDCCWRPW, encoded by the exons ATGCCGTCCAGCACGAGTGACAGACAGTTCGGCGATGCCAAAGCCgctgctgctgaaagaaggaGAACGAACAAACCCATAATGGAGAAAAAGAGGCGTCAGAGAATTAATGACAGTTTAAATCAACTCAAAATTTTGGTCTTGGAAGCCCTCaagaaagat CCCTCCAGATACAACAAACTAGAGAAGGCGGACATCCTTGAGATGACAGTGAGACACGTCCAGAATCTCCACCGCCAGCCGCAGCATACCCCTGCCCCCTGCCACAACACCCCCGTCGACCCTGCTGCCAAATACCTGGCAGGATTCAGCCACTGCGTCTCGGAAGTGAACCAGTTCCTCGAGCGAGACACTTCCTTGACGGGAGGACAGCGATCTCGCATCCTACTCCACCTTTCGGAGTCACTGACTTCCATCCGAGCGGGAGCCAGGCCAGCTTCCAGCCCATCTCCTCAGCCTCAGCCTTCATCAGAAGCCGCCCCCACAGCCTCTTCGCCACGAGCGAACACTCCCCTGGTCGAGGCGACTTACCACCGGCATCATCAGCAACAACACGTACCCCTGAGCGATCCCTTAGTGATGCGAGGGGTATCCTTGGTACCCGCTGCTCATCTCCTGACGGGTCAGATGGCATACATTCTTCCTCACGGAGTTGTGTCAACAGCGGTTGCTAACACCGTGGCCACATGCCCTCCTGCAGGAGATTACCACCAGGTTCCTCTGTCTCCTCCCCCTAGTGTGCCATCTCCGTCCCTTTCCTGTTCTTCCTCTCCGCCAGCCTCCCCCTGCAGGAGCCCATCTCCACAGCCTCTGGATCTTGCCCCCATTCGCCATCCCGAGGATGACTGCTGCTGGCGCCCTTGGTGA